The following are from one region of the Pseudazoarcus pumilus genome:
- the ybiB gene encoding DNA-binding protein YbiB — translation MDFPRIIKEIGRGAKGARSMDADTAEALFGAMLDGTVPDLELGAIVIALRVKSESLAELLGFKRAMDARCARVAVPEGPRCVVLPTYNGARRQANLMPLLAHLLAREGVPVLIQGRHDFDSRTSPFELLAALDIEADASVEAAATRLARERIACVQLETLLPGLARLLSLRLRFGVRGSGHTMAKLLDPCPGRSVRVVSVTHPEYLARMHDFLIEDGGVSMLLRGTEGEAFANPRRRPRMQCFVDGRVGEDLPAEEGGAPPLAELPNAPGVADNATLIRDMLDGRVAIPQPLLDQAKRLIALATAP, via the coding sequence ATGGACTTCCCACGAATCATCAAGGAAATCGGCCGCGGCGCCAAGGGCGCGCGCTCCATGGACGCAGACACGGCCGAGGCGCTGTTCGGCGCCATGCTCGACGGCACGGTGCCCGACCTCGAGCTCGGCGCCATCGTCATCGCACTGCGTGTGAAAAGCGAGTCGCTGGCCGAACTGCTGGGCTTCAAGCGCGCGATGGACGCACGCTGCGCGCGCGTCGCCGTGCCCGAGGGCCCGCGCTGCGTGGTGCTGCCGACCTACAACGGCGCACGCCGCCAGGCCAACCTGATGCCGCTGCTCGCGCATCTGTTGGCGCGCGAGGGCGTGCCGGTGCTGATCCAGGGACGCCACGACTTCGACAGCCGCACGAGTCCGTTTGAACTGCTCGCCGCGCTCGACATCGAGGCGGACGCCAGTGTCGAAGCTGCGGCAACCCGGCTCGCGAGAGAGCGCATCGCCTGCGTGCAGCTCGAGACCCTGTTGCCCGGGCTCGCGCGGCTGCTGTCTCTGCGCCTGCGCTTCGGCGTGCGCGGCAGCGGCCACACCATGGCCAAGCTGCTCGACCCCTGCCCGGGGCGCAGCGTGCGCGTGGTCTCGGTGACGCACCCCGAGTATCTCGCGCGCATGCACGACTTCCTCATCGAGGACGGCGGCGTGTCCATGCTGTTGCGTGGCACCGAGGGCGAAGCCTTCGCCAACCCGCGCCGGCGGCCGCGCATGCAATGCTTTGTCGACGGGCGTGTCGGCGAGGACCTGCCCGCCGAGGAAGGCGGCGCGCCGCCGCTGGCCGAGCTGCCCAACGCGCCCGGCGTGGCGGATAACGCCACACTGATTCGCGACATGCTCGACGGCCGGGTTGCGATCCCGCAGCCTTTGCTGGATCA